The segment AACCAGCATGCAAAAGTTGCACTACCTTATCATCtgctttgtgtgtgtgtgtgtttcttACAAGGGTCTGCTTTGTGCTTTGTGCTTGAACTGGTTCTGGTAGTTACTCTGCATGCTGATTTCCTCTTAAATTTTCAGCTAAGACTCAGTTTATTTCTTTCAGCTAGCAACATTTCAGTTGTGAAACAGGCGGAGGCTCTTTTGGACCCTGACCTTTTCAATATGTTAAGGTTCACTATAGCAGCCATCCCTTTTGTGCCGCTGTTACTAAAATCGCTGAGGGATATGCAAATCCTTTTTAGAGGAATAGAGTTGGGCATTTGGGTAAGCTTGGCCTACCTGGCTCAGGCTATGGGGTTAGTTACAGCTGATGCTGGGCGCGCATCTTTCATTTCTGCACTCACTGTAAGATCTCTTTTCAAGAACTCTACAACAATGCCTTCCCTAAAACGTATGAATATGATCACATCACTATTCTTTATTCAAATTGCTGCAGGTGATCATTGTCCCTTTCTTGGATGGTCTTATTGGAGCAGAAGTACCTGCTCATACATGGTTTGGAGCATTTTTATCACTTCTTGGTGTTGCTATGCTGGAGCTAAGTGGTTCTCCGCCATGTGTAAGTCGGATTATCTGCATGGACAGGTTAACATGTTTGTCTGGACCTTTAGTCTGCATGTCTTATGGCCTATGACACTGTGCTTTGTCAAGGTTACTGTTGTCTTCAAAGTTTTAACTCATTATGAGCCTGTTCGCTTGTCTGAAAATCGCTTCTTTAGTAATTTGGATATTTTGAATATTTTTAGAACTACACTAGGGATTGCGTCCGCCATATTGATTGATGTTCTCATGATCTCATCCCATGCTTCCATCAGATTGGTGATCTTCTGAACCTTGTGAGCGCTTTTTCTTTTGCAATTCATATGCTCAGAACTGAGCATATTTCCAAAAATATAAAGGAAGAAAATTTCTTAACTCTTGTTGGATGTGAGGTTAGTATTCTGACTAAGATTCATTACCTCAGTTATGCGAGTTCTTTTCTGTTCCTCTTGACAAGGTTCTTAAACAAGTGTAAAACCAGGTGTTTGTTGTAGCAATCCTATCAGCAGCGTCATATATTTTTAAATGCTTCACACGAAATGTGCAACACTGGAATTTCAAAACATGGCCACCATCGGAGTTATTTGGTATGGTGATGGTTTTTCCTTGGCCAGCAATTCTATACACTGGCATATTCTCGACTGCGTTTTGTTTGTGGGCAGAGGTTAGTTTTGTTGTCATCAGATCAGCTATTCTCTTGGATGAGATCGTTTTTGTTATCACTGCTGATTTTGTGGAATTTCTCTCCTTTTTTTATTTCAGGTGGCTGCTATGCGTGATGTATCAGCTACAGAAACTGCAATTATTTATGGTCTGGAACCTGTATGGGGTGCTGCTTTTGCATGGGCAATGCTCGGTGAGAGATGGGGCACGACAGGATTTGTCGGGGCTATCTTGATCATAGGTAAAAACGTATTCACCGTGTTGTCAGTGACATTATGGATCATAAATTTCCATTTGCTGTATTTTTTTATGTTTAATTGTTGAAGAAGCTCTCAAAATGAGAAGCTTTCATCTCAACTCCTTGATCATTTGTTTTTTTCCTGCCAGTACCTTGATGGGTTTAAAACTTTAGATAGAGAAGCTGACGTTGAGCCTTGGTCTTTAGTTTTTTCTGCAGTAGCTTCATGATTTTAAATATAG is part of the Sorghum bicolor cultivar BTx623 chromosome 10, Sorghum_bicolor_NCBIv3, whole genome shotgun sequence genome and harbors:
- the LOC8061542 gene encoding uncharacterized protein LOC8061542; translation: MFLPKHPSSSRPWRPSLQPGAHLIRPRPRIPATTSSGRRHLLRPSAAASSGSPSRDSPLPVPPAKRSSKNKAPDEIGRSKAVRPGMRESAGPETETEDPSPQRTALWSARRRARAAWRKVASWVPSKARSLVLLNLVTLIFASNISVVKQAEALLDPDLFNMLRFTIAAIPFVPLLLKSLRDMQILFRGIELGIWVSLAYLAQAMGLVTADAGRASFISALTVIIVPFLDGLIGAEVPAHTWFGAFLSLLGVAMLELSGSPPCIGDLLNLVSAFSFAIHMLRTEHISKNIKEENFLTLVGCEVFVVAILSAASYIFKCFTRNVQHWNFKTWPPSELFGMVMVFPWPAILYTGIFSTAFCLWAEVAAMRDVSATETAIIYGLEPVWGAAFAWAMLGERWGTTGFVGAILIIAGSLMVQIFGAIPDVSRGDNYQMNS